A region from the Pempheris klunzingeri isolate RE-2024b chromosome 17, fPemKlu1.hap1, whole genome shotgun sequence genome encodes:
- the kdm8 gene encoding lysine-specific demethylase 8 has protein sequence MATLWSKISAALPAEEEQFPLQFSDKVESSVTDMLKRSRRQLYSDTTSTSPTLSAQIILDLSWEKLNTGTWRDVDKEWRRVYSYGCLFKVAALCREDPSADDVRQAVRTCDMGLLMGAAIMDGILQVVVRILQGEVRKSTEEEEESEHEVKRIKIEGPRVPLIREEVTVPRTKRPSLESFNTNYLLPLKPVILEGVIDHWPALNQHPWSIEYLRCVAGCRTVPVEVGSRYTDEAWSQTLLTVNEFIDQYILNKGGAEGVGYLAQHQLFDQIPELKEDIRLPDYCCLGEGEEDDITVNAWFGPGGTVSPLHQDPQQNFLAQVVGSKYVRLYSPEDTDKLYPHQSQLLHNTSQVEVENPDKERFPEFAKAPYLECVLQPGDVLFIPVRHWHYVRSLELSFSVSFWWS, from the exons ATGGCTACACTGTGGTCAAAGATCTCCGCTGCTCTCCCTGCTGAGGAGGAACAGTTTCCACTGCAGTTCAGCGACAAAGTGGAGTCGAGCGTGACGGACATGCTGAAGCGGTCCAGACGGCAGCTGTACAGCGACACCACGAGCACCAGCCCAACGCTCAGCGCTCAGATCATTTTGGATCTTTCCTGGGAGAAGCTCAACACGGGAACGTGGCGCGACGTGGACAAAGAATGGAGGCGTGTTTACTCTTACGGCTGCCTGTTCAAAGTGGCCGCTCTGTGTCGCGAAGATCCGTCAGCAGATGACGTCCGACAGGCTGTACGCACTTGTGACATGGGTTTACTGATGGGTGCGGCCATCATGGACGGTATACTTCAGGTGGTTGTTCGGATCCTGCAGGGCGAAGTCAGGAAAtccactgaagaagaagaggaaagtgAACATGAGGTCAAG AGAATAAAGATCGAGGGCCCTCGTGTTCCCCTGATCAGAGAGGAGGTGACAGTTCCCAGGACAAAGCGTCCTTCACTGGAGAGCTTCAACACAAACTACCTGCTGCCCCTCAAACCCGTGATTTTAGAGGGCGTCATTGACCACTGGCCCGCCCTCAACCAGCACCCCTGGAG CATAGAATACCTGAGGTGTGTTGCTGGTTGTCGGACTGTTCCTGTCGAGGTGGGATCCAGGTACACGGACGAGGCGTGGTCACAGACGCTGCTCACAGTCAATGAATTCATCGAtcagtacattttaaataaa GGTGGAGCAGAAGGAGTGGGATACCTCGCTCAACACCAGCTCTTCGATCAG ATACCAGAGCTGAAGGAAGACATCCGCCTCCCTGATTATTGCTGCCTTGGCGAAGGAGAAGAAGACGACATCACCGTGAATGCGTGGTTTGGGCCCGGAGGTACGGTGTCTCCTCTTCACCAAGACCCTCAGCAGAACTTCCTGGCTCAG GTGGTGGGAAGCAAATACGTTCGCCTCTACTCCCCAGAGGACACAGACAAGCTGTACCCTCATCAATCCCAGCTCCTTCACAACACCAGTCAG gtggaggtggagaatcCAGACAAAGAGCGGTTTCCAGAGTTCGCCAAGGCTCCGTACCTCGAATGTGTGTTACAACCCGGAGACGTGCTGTTCATCCCAGTCCGGCACTGGCATTATGTCCGATCCTTAGAGCTCAGCTTCTCTGTCAGCTTCTGGTGGTCGTGA